From the Pseudomonadota bacterium genome, the window CAAACGATTTTATCGGCACGATACGGTGTCGGAGGGGGGCGCGCCGCGAGATCACGGCGAGAGGCCGTTCGACCGAGGTGAGATGTCGATCGGGCAGCCTCGCCTGCAAGCCCCCGTCGCGGGTGTGTCAGTGCGCAGACGCGGGTACGGGGCGTTCGACGCGGCAGGAAACGAAATGCGATGTGAAGGAAAGCCCCTCACATGAGCACCGAGAACGCCTCGCACCCTGTTGCTAGCACCGCTGCATCGTCAGGCGATGCCGCAGCCGAGACTGCCGCCGACGGCGTAGCGCATCGGAATGACGCCTCTCCGCTCGGCGCACCCTTCGAAGACGTGCGCACCCGCGAACCGGACCTCGCCGAGATCGAGGCGTTCGTGCGCGAGCATCCGGGGTACGCCGCGGCGCCGATTCTCGATGAGATGCGCGTGACCGAGTTTGCGCGACTCGACGCCTCGGGGGCGGTCTACCTCGACTACACGGGGTCGGGCCTCTATGCGCAGTCACAGGTCGACGCGCACGGGGCCATGCTGGGGCGTGACGTGTATGGCAATCCGCATTCAGTGAGCCCGTCGGCGCAAGCTTCAACCGCGCATCTCGAGCGGGCGCGCGAGGCCGTGCTGCGCTTCTTCAACGCATCGCCCGAGACGTACGCGGTCATCTTCACCGCCAACGCCACGGCGGCGCTGCGCCTCATCGGCGAGCACTACCCGTTCGGTCCCGAGCGCGGCTACATCTTCACGCAAGACAACCACAACTCGGTATGCGGCATCTCGGCGTTCGCGGAGCGCGCGGGGGCCGCGACCACCGTGATCGCCCCCACGGTTCCCGATCTGCGCCTCGACCACGAGCAGGTCTGCGCCGCCCTCGGCCCCGTGTCTGACGCGCGCAAAGGGCTGTTCGCCTATCCCGCGCAGTCGAACTTCAGCGGGGTGAAGCATTCGCTCGACCTCATCGACGAGGCCCAGCGGCGCGGCCATGATGTGCTGCTCGACGCGGCCGCCTTTGCCCCCACCAATCGCCTCGATCTGGCGGCGCATCAGCCCGAGTTCGTCTGCATCTCGTTCTACAAGATGTTCGGATATCCGACCGGCCTCGGCTGCCTGCTCATCAAGCAGACCGCGCTCGCGTCGTGGCGTCAGCGGTGGTTTGCGGGCGGCAACGTCAAGCTGGCCTCTGTGCTCGGCCAGGGATTTGTGCGGGGTGCGGGCGCGGCGGCATTCGAAGATGGCACGGTCGATTTTTTGTCGATCCCCGCAGTCGAGATGGGCCTGGCCTTCCTCGAGGGCGCGTCGCACGCGCACATCGCTGTTCGCGTGCAGGCCCTCACCGATTACACGTTGCGCCACATGCGGTCGCTCGTCCACGCATCGGGGCTTCCCCTCATCCGCCTGCTAGGGCCCATCGACACCATCGATCGGGGCGCCACCATCGCGTTCACCGTGGTCGATTCGCAGGGTCAGGTCCACGACATCCGCAAGCTTGCCATTCTCGCGGGGCAGCACGGCATCTCGGTGCGCACCGGGTTCTTCTGCAATCCGGGCGCGGGAGAGGCGGCCTTCGGGCTCAGTGCCGACGACCTCGTGCCGTTCTTTCGTCAGTCGGAATTCACCTTCGACGACCTGCGCGCGCACTACCGTGCTCATCACGGCTTCGACATCGGCGCCATTCGAGCGTCCTACGGCCTGGCCTCGAACTTCCACGACGCCTGGCGGTTCGTCGCGTTTCTGCGGGGTCTGGTCGATCGCACGTGCAGAGACTTGGCCACGTGGCCGGGCGACGCGCCTGACGAGAGTCCGGTCTGCTCGGGGTAGCACGCACGCCTGGCGTCAGTGCCTCCACAAGATGGGGCTTTGCGCAACTGCCAGAGGGCGCGGCAGACTTCTTTGCACAGCGGGTTTGTCCCCCCCGGCCTCGTGGTGGACCTGCGGCTGTCCCCCCCGGCCTCGTGGTGGACACGGGATTGTCCCCCACGGCCTCGTGGTGGACACGGGTTTGTCCCCCACGGCCTCGTGGTGGACACGGGTTTGTCCCCCACGGCCTCGTGGTGGACACGGGTTTGTCCCCCCCGGCCTCGTGGTGGACACGGGATTGTCCCCCCCGGCCTCGTGGTGGACACGGGTTTGTCCCCCCCGGCCTCGTGGTGGACACGGGATTGTCCCCCACGGCCTCGTGGTGGACTTCTCTCGGACCCTGCTGTGCCCGGGATAGATGGCACATCTTGCCCCTCAACCGCGCGTGTAGGGCGATAGAGGAGCCTTCAGCAGGAGTGATGGCAAGCTCGTGCGCCCACAGGTCCGGTATCTCTCTCACTCTTCACTCGTGCGAGGCCTGCCAGTTTCTGACCAGAAGGTCACACCAATGAGTCTCACCTGTACGCCTCTCACATTGAGATGTTGACATATCGGAATATTTCGATATAATGACATCAGCGCACCCGATCCGCGCGGGCTGGAGGGTGCCGGTCACAGCGCCCACGCCGGGAGGCAGGTGCAGATTGAAGGGTTTCGATGAGCGTTCACGTCACGCATCTCACCGATCTTGAGCGTCTCGCGCAGGCTGCCGAGTGCCTGCGGGTGCTGGCCCATCCGCTTCGCCTGCGCATGGTGCAGATGCTGCTGCGCGGGCGCTACACCGTGAGCGAGCTTGCAGAGGC encodes:
- a CDS encoding aminotransferase class V-fold PLP-dependent enzyme, which produces MSTENASHPVASTAASSGDAAAETAADGVAHRNDASPLGAPFEDVRTREPDLAEIEAFVREHPGYAAAPILDEMRVTEFARLDASGAVYLDYTGSGLYAQSQVDAHGAMLGRDVYGNPHSVSPSAQASTAHLERAREAVLRFFNASPETYAVIFTANATAALRLIGEHYPFGPERGYIFTQDNHNSVCGISAFAERAGAATTVIAPTVPDLRLDHEQVCAALGPVSDARKGLFAYPAQSNFSGVKHSLDLIDEAQRRGHDVLLDAAAFAPTNRLDLAAHQPEFVCISFYKMFGYPTGLGCLLIKQTALASWRQRWFAGGNVKLASVLGQGFVRGAGAAAFEDGTVDFLSIPAVEMGLAFLEGASHAHIAVRVQALTDYTLRHMRSLVHASGLPLIRLLGPIDTIDRGATIAFTVVDSQGQVHDIRKLAILAGQHGISVRTGFFCNPGAGEAAFGLSADDLVPFFRQSEFTFDDLRAHYRAHHGFDIGAIRASYGLASNFHDAWRFVAFLRGLVDRTCRDLATWPGDAPDESPVCSG